Within Ammoniphilus sp. CFH 90114, the genomic segment ATAGTTATAAATAGAGGAGATTAGTCGCGGACGCTGCTTCAGCCATTCGACACCCAGGCAGAAAGCTGGACAAATCTATGTAAATCATCCTAGACTACCCGCTGGATTCAACTTGGAAAGCAGTTCGAAAAGTGAGGAACCTACAACGAGAAAAACCCACTGTATTTTCAACAGTGGCCTTAAACGCGAATCATTTTATTTGATGATATGTTTTTTTAACACTTCCCACTCTGCGGGATGAATCAGTCCTAGGCGCCATAGGGCAATGCCTTCTAACTAATCGCTATCGGCAAAGCACTTTCGCGCTTTTCCTTATGAATGGGGTCAGTCCCTTACCTAAGGGGGTATCGCCGAAGCGAGCAATCAAAAAGGCGACTGCATCTGAACAATCGCCTTTCTCTATCTTTGGACTTGGACTTCTTATCATAATAAATGGAATTAGTTATCGGGTTTACCCGATTCCCTTCAGTGCGACGTTTACTGTCACGGATTCTGTAGAGTCATTTACTAGACGTACCCTAGTAATAGTGCCTCGTGCCTCCACGAGAGTGACGATGGGCTGTATGTTTAGACTGGGAATAGAAAAGGATGTTTCTCCGACTTCAAGATTTAAAGAGCCACTTGTTATTTCACTTCTAATAATAACAGTTAAGTTTTCCATCTGCTCTTTTCTTACCCAAACGTAGGCCCTTGCAAATGTGGAGGTATCGAAATAGATATCGACCCCCGTAACAGGTCCAGGTGGGATTTGTACTGGTTGACTAATAGCAGTTCCATTTTCAAGTAAAGGGGTTGCCTGACGAGAATTACTGGTAATAATGGACGAGACGCCGTTGCTGCTTACATTTCCACTCACTTCTTCTGTATGAAGCGGTAGGTTACCAACGTCAACTGTTCCATCAACTGTCCCAGATACGTTCACGTTACCTGAAACTGGGAACGGATTACCTGGACTCCCTAGGATCGTTGTGCCTCCATCCGTCACTTTAACGGGCCAAGCGTTATCAAGTGTATTGGGTAAGCCTTGATTCACGTTTTTATTGGGTATTACCCCCATTTAAACACCTCCAGTGGCTCTCTGATACATCATATTGAAATCCTTTTCTTGTGTATCAGCAGTTGCAGGAGGGGAATAGTGGATATAGTAGGAAGCTACTCCTCTGTTACTCTACTTATCCGTGGACCTTAGGAGACCCTAAGATAAAACAACAAACCCCTATCCAATGTCTATTTTAAGGTGTGCACACTAACTTCTCTTTACGGGCCTACTCTATAGGGTAAATTTTACGAGACAGGGTTTCCCTTTTTCATTTCGTTTCCAATGTCACAGTCACCTTAAATAGATCCCCATCAATATCTAAATCCAAGTTGCCATCATGAAGGTCAATGATCGATTTGGCAATTGCCAAACCAAGACCTGAACCCTCGGTTTGACGAGAAGTATCGCCTCGTTTGAACCTTTCAAACAGGTCTTCGATATTTTCTCCTAGCTCGTACTTGGTTACATTTTTAAACGTAAGCACGGCCTGATTAGCATCCATTTTGACCGTAATATACACTCTCGTATTTTCTAAGGAATACTTCAAGATATTTCCTATTAAGTTTTCCAATACTCTCCATAGTTTTTGACCATCACCTTGTACAAATATGGGGGGATCTGGAGTTGAGACCCTAAACTGGAGGGTAGACTCCTTTATTTGTTCGTTATATTCGGCAAGGGCTTGCTGCAATAACTGTACAATATCTACTTTTTCCTTTACAAGATTAACGTTTCCACTCGCCATTTTGGTGGCTTCAAATAAATCATCGATAAGAACCTTTAAACGTTTGGACTTGCGGTCAATGATTTCAATATAGGAATTGCGGTCTACCTCTGCCAATCCTGGATTTTTCAATAACTCCGTATACGTAATGACGGATGTTAAGGGGGTACGCAGGTCATGGCTTACATTGGTTATCAGTTCTGTTTTTAATCGTTCACTTTTCGCCTGCTCCTTCTTAGATGATTTGACGCCAAGCTTTAGTTGATTAATATTGCGAGCAAGGGTGGCCAAGGCAGATTTTCCTTTCACGGGAAGATCAGGTTCATCTTTTCCACTCACCAAATGGTTGGTATGCACAATAATTTCGTTTAAATAACCAGCACTTCTGAAAAGCCAAATCAGTGTAGGCAATCCCACCAAGAGGAACCCAATGGCATAGAGGATAAGAAGTTCAGGCTCCATCAAGCCGATGATGAGTCCTCCACCAAAGGCAAATGCAATCATCAGCAATAGAAAGATCTGGGTCCCTATTTGACGGATGAGAAAAGCGTTTTTTATCATAGAGATGGTTCGGTAGGATACACTCTTTTTCCAGTCCGCTTTAAGATGCAAGGCATCTTTGTGTCGAGCTAGAAGATATTTCCCTTGAAGTAGAGTAAGGCCAATGAAAAAAACAATGATTAAAAGGTAGGACAGCAAATCTGTCATCCCTTCATAAAAAGACCCATAGAAGCGGTGGGGCCGGATATCGACCAACATGATAAGGGTTATGAAACCTGTGCCTGCGAACAAGCCGGTACCGATATCAAGCGGGATTCGCTTATATATAGACTGACCTTTGACTAGGGAAATGGCAGAGAAGACAGTCGCTTTTTTCCACAAAACCAGACTTCCTATTAAAGAAATCAAGCCACTATATAAATAGATATAAAAAGCCGTTTGTTCGCTCTCAAATTCGTAATAACTAGGCAATACAGATCGTATGAGTGCGGATTTAGGAACGGCAATTTGCCCTTCAAATACAGCTGCATGTCTTTCTCCAATAATGGAATCAAGATCTGTTGAGCCTAGGTTTGTGGAAAGAGAGCCATATTTGGTGGATGGATAGGTGCGGATATAGCGCATGTCTTTAGTATGGATGGCTTGATCGTGTGTATTGGTATACACTTTTCCGGTTTCTGTATTGGTTAAATGATAGAGAAATACACCTTTAGCTTGGGTAAAATCAGCGCGTTGATACTCGATTTCTCGATAATACTCATCGATTTTCTGCTCTTTTTCTTTGACCACTTTGGAGCGAACATGCTCATCATTTAGAAAGTTATGGGTAATGTCTTCGATCTTTGCATCTCGCTCGGAGATATAAGCATCGGCAAGGGCTTGGTTTTTAGACGCTTGTGCTTCTTCGATTTTTATTTCGTATTGGGCTTTGATATTTGCAATCTGTTCTTCTAAGTTCCCATAACGATATCGATGTTCTTCAATCTCTTCATGTGTTACGGTGATTTGCTTTTTGGCTTCTTCCTTGGATAGATCATTTAATTCAAATAAAATTAATCCATCAATAAATTCCTGAAGCTGATTTTCAAATTTATCACTCTCAAAATAGTTCTTATTAATGTAGTTGTCCCCATGAAATAATCCCATCGATATTCCACTAATCCCATGAGAAAAAAGGAAAAGCCAAACCATGACGAGCCATCTATTTTTCCATTTTATATCCAATTCCCCATACCACCTTTAAATATTTTGGATTTTTAGGATCAATCTCAATTTTTTCACGAATCTTTCGGATATGAACGGCAACCGTATTCTCTGCATTATAGTTGGGTTCTTTCCATACACGCTCATAAATTTCATCAATCGAGAATACGCGTCCCGCATTTTTTATTAACAGTTCCACAATCTTATACTCAATGGGTGTTAGCTTTACTGGATCTCCGTGCAGCGTTACTTCCTTCGCAGCCTCATTTAAAGCTAGTCCATTCAACTCAACGACTTTTTCCGTTCCTTCATAGGTTCCTAATCTGACATACCTTCTTAACTGAGATTTAACCCTGGCGATGAGCTCCATCGGATTAAACGGCTTGGTGACATAATCATCAGCACCCACTTGAAGACCCAAGATTTTGTCAGTATCTTCACTTTTGGCACTCAAAATAATAATAGGAATATTTTTTTCCTCGCGGATTTTGAATGTCGTGTTGATTCCATCTAGTCTTGGCATCATAATGTCTAAAATAATAAGATGAATATCATGCTCCTTTAGTTTTTCAATCGCTTCGATTCCATCTTGGGCTTTGATCACTGTAATGCCATCATTCTTAAGATAAATTTCAATGGCCTCTCGAATTTCCTTTTCATCATCGACAACGAGTACAGTATATTGATTCATTTTCTCTCAACCTCCTTTCAAAGTATAACGTGATTGATATGAACCTAATGGTATAGGACGAATCTTAATAAATAGGCGTCATAAATCTTAAGATTTCCTTAAGAAAAAATTATATTTTTGATGTATGAATGAGCGCCTGCCTTACAAGCAGGAGATCATAGGTTCGATCCCGTCGCTTTCGGCAAAGCCCTTTCGTGCTTTACCTTATGATTGGGGTCAGTCCCTTACCTAAGGGGGTATTTCCGAAGCGGGCAATATCGAAAAGGAAACTTACGTTAATGAGGAGCACTTTGCCACCTCTATGTTCAATCTTTCACATAAACTACTACCTATTTGGTTGCTTTACATACTTCTTACATCTGATAAGTTCAATATAACCCTATCCCCCTCTCCCCAATCGGAACAGATCATTATCTTTGTTTCCTGGTACCTACTCACAAGGGTAGAAAGCAAGATGGAAGCTCTCACCTTCTCGATCGCAGACATGACCCACGCGATTCATGGATGGGAGAAGGAGACTTAGTTGGTGGAAACCCTAAGATAAAACAATAAACCCCTATCCAATACCATTGGACAGGGGTTTTTCATTTTTCAACAAAGAAAATGTAAAGCAAGAACTTACCTTTCAAGTATTTCTAATAGGGTACTATCGTCCGTGATCATAAATTTTACTTTTTATTCCTGCTCAATTAAAGTTGTTATAAAAGCGAAATATATCTTTGACCGCAAACCTAATCTCGGAGAAAATCGTCGAAGAAAAATCGCTCCCCCTATCAAAGACATCTTCCCTTACAAAACTATAATGGGTTAATACGTATTTCGCTATATACTGATTAGACGAGTCAACAATCCAATATTCCCTTACCCCAGCTTGTTCGTAGTCATGTAACTTCGTTACCAAATCTGTTCTAGACGTGGAGGGAGATAATACCTCAACAACTAAGTCAGGTGCGCCGTAGCATTTTCCCTGTTGTATTTTTTTGTGATCACATATAACTGAAATATCTGGAAGGAAGAACTTTTCTTTCTCACAACTTTTAACTTCAGACCCAAAAGGAATCAAGGCCAGATTACTGCCAAAAACAGTACACTGGCTTCCTTTTAAAGCTAAAGACAATTCTCCAATTATTGAGGCAATAATGGCCTCATGATCGGCTGAAGCAGGGGACATGAGTATGGGAAAGCCTTCATGAAGTTCATAGCGGCCTTCTTTCAAATCAAATTTAAGGAATTCTTCTACCGTATACCTTTGATTTACATTGAGTCTCTCCACTTATACTCCCCCCTCATAACTTCATTTTATCATGGTTTATTTAAACGAAACAAATATACTTAAGTAGGAAGCTATCAAATGGGGCGTGCTTTTTGGTTGGGGTCAGCTTCTTACCTGAAGGGGTATCCCCGAAGTGAACACCCTACTTCTCTGGCTAGATAAAAATAAAAAAACCGACTGATTGCCAGCCGATCCCCTCTCACCGGTTATTCAGAAACCAGTCGTTTGTAATTATCTTTATACAATCTGTAATGCTATTTCAATCTCAATTACCTAATTTGAATAATGGTTCTTTTTTTACCTTAAATCTAATGTATCTGTACACACCAAGACAAAATATACCAATAACAACTAAAGGAATTAACTCTGGAACTATTATTAAAGCCATTACAGCATCTGAATAAAGTAAGATATCAACAAACCCAAAAACAAATATAGAAAGAATAATGGATTGGAACTTGCTGTATAGAAGAAAATATTTCGTTTGAAGCCCTTTTAGTAAATGTATTTGCTTGCACCCCCTAAATTATTAGTACAGATATATTCTATTTACGAATGAAAAAAATTAAAGTTTCAATCTCAAACAAAGTTCCACAGGATAAATACCTAAATACAATCATCTTAAATCGTTGCTATAGGCAAAATACTTTCGCTTTACCTTATGATAGGGGTCAGTCCCTTACCTGAGGGGGTATCCCCGAAGTGAACAAAGGTTGTAATGCCTGCTTATTTATTAAGCAGGCTATTTCTTGTCTCCGCTAAGTTTTAATATAAAAAAGTAATGTACACCCACACTGCACATGTGTATAATCTAATTATTAAGATCTTTCATAATATTAGGGAGAGGTGGAGACAAAAATGGCCATTAGCACTGGGTATATACCGCTGAACTTCGAAAGAGTGACTCCTGCTCAACAGTATTCTCGTTTGGACAGCTATGTACAAACATTGGAGCAGCGTAAAGGTGTTCTCTCCTTTTCTGACAGGGAAGTATCCGAAAAATTGATGGAAAAAGTGATTGAAACAGCGGGCCGAGCGCCCTCAGGCGCAAACCAGCAGCCTTGGACGTATGTCCTTATTAAGAATCCAGATATCAAGAAGGCAATTCGTGAAGCAGCTGAACAAGAAACCGGTGAGAGCAAAGAATGTTTAGAACAAGCTCCATACCTGGTAGCCTTATTCAAGGTGACTTATGGATTGGAGAAGCAGCCAGATGGATCGGTAAAACGGATCAAGCACTATTATGTACCGGAGTCAACGCCTCTTTCTTCCGGCTTCTTTATAGCTGCGCTGCAGCATGCTGGATTAGATTGCATCGTTCATCCTGTGTTTGCAGCCTTGCAATCGATTCTCAGCCGCCCTAAAAATGAAAAGCCTTGCCTTTTGTTTGCCGTCGGCTATGCCAAGGAATACAATGAGCATACGCGTAAGCCTTTATCAGAGATTCTTATTGGAGAATCTCCACTAGATGATTTTTACTCAGCTCAAGAAGATTCTCTTGGAATGTCTCATGGTGATGAGACCCAGGCCTTGTCTTCAGTAGAATCATTTTTGGAGCGTATGAAAAAACGCAGGAATGTCAGACATTACTCTACAGAAGACGCTGATATTAATCTTCTCTACCAGGCAGTGAGAGCCACGGCGGCTACTCCTTCGGCAGGCAGTTTACAGCCCTTCCGTTTTGCTATTGTCAGTGATTCAGAACGCAAACAAATGATTAGAGAATTAGCGGAAATAGAGGAAAGAAAATTATACGAGGAAAGAATCTCGGATGAGTGGAGAGAAGCATTAGCACCATTAGGAACGAATGCAAGCAAGCCGCATCTGACAGATGCCCCGCATCTAATTATAGCTTTCTATATAAAGGATCCAGGCAAAAACAACTATGATATTGAAACAGCAAGCATGGCTGTAGGTATACTGATGGGGGCCTTACACCACGCTGGATTATGCACTCTGACCCATACGCCAAGTCCGATGGCTTTCTTGCGTGACTATTTGGGCCGCCCTACGGAGGAAATGCCCTTTATCGTTTTGCCCGTCGGATACCCGATTGACGGCTGTCAGGTTCCTGATATCACGAAGAAACCTCTATCAGAGATTTTAGTGAAATTTGATTAGGTTTCCTTGCAAGGTCTTTATTTTCTATATGTAATGGCAGCTGGTATTGAATGGGACAGGAAATAAACTTAAAATACTCGTAAGTTCACTCCCATACAGTTATAAAAGGTGACGTTATGGAAGGAAAAGGAGATCTTGTATGGATATTGGAAAAAAAGTAAAGGATTTGCGAGAAAGCAAAGGTTATTCGGTACGAGAAATGGCCAAACTGTGCGGGCTTTCTCCTAGTCTCGTTAGTCAAGTGGAACGGAATGTTTCTAGCCCTTCCATCTCAACCTTGCTTAAAATGGCCGAAATCTTACACGTTCCCGTAGGCTCCTTTTTCAGTGAGGTAGAACATGAGAAGCAAATTGTAAGAAAACGCGAACGGAGAAAATTTATCTATCCTGACCATACAACAACTTATGAATTTGCTAACCCTCCGGAGTTAGACAGAGAATTACGGACTTTGGTGGTCACTCTCCAACCAATGCAATACACTTCTAATCAAAAAGTCAGCCATCAAGACAAGGAGATCTGCTTTGTTGTGGCTGGTGAAGTTTCGGTTGAATTTGAGGATTCTACTCACCTTCTTCAGGAAGGGGATTCCATTGTCTTCAATTCTCAGAACCCACACCGATTTTACAATAAGTCGGAACGAGAGGCGCAATTCCTCTTGATTATCTACAAGTAAGAACAACAGAAACGACCTCCCCTTCATTCTAGAATCGGGGGGTTTTGTTGTTACAGATTGAGTATAAGGGGAGATTTCTAGTGACTAATAAGAGCATGCGCGATGCCTCACTATCGGTCATATATATTGTAGGAGGAGTGGGATTGGCCGGCATTCTTCAAATTCCACTCTTTATAGGGTTCTTTGTGGCTGTTTGTCTGATGATCCTGTTATTGCTGAAGAGGGGCATGTCCACCAAAGAGATATGGGAGGCTAGCCTTGCTGGCATGAAAAGGACCAGACCCGTCATTTTCATCTTATTGCTCACAGCCTTGCTGATCCCTGTCTGGATTTCCAGCGGGACGATTCCTATTATGATACAGATAGGGGTGCAGTGGATTAATCCGGAGTGGATCGTTCTTGTCGCTTTTTTACTGGCGGCAACTGTGTCTTTTCTGTTAGGCACTTCCATTGGAACCCTAGGCTCCTTGGGCGTTGTGATTATAAGTGTGGCAATATCGGCCAATGTGTCAGTACCCCTTGTTGCCGGCGCGTTGATCTCTGGAGCGTTTGTAGCGGAACGGATGTCCCCTCTGTCTTCCTTGTTTCACCTCGTTGCAAATTCAGTGGATACACACCCGACTCAATTATTTCGCAAAATGGTGCCCTCTTCCTTGCTGCTCGTTGGGATTGGCATCTGTTTTTATACGGTTTTGGGAATGAATGCATCCCCTGTTATCCCTAAGACTGACAGCCTGTATCAAACTTTGCTGGCAAGCCATTTTCATTCTTCCTTTATTTCCTTTGCTCCATTGATCGTGTTGTTCGGGAGTATTTTTCTTAGAAACAGCACCTTGAAATCGTTGGGGTTTGGCGTGGCAACCGGTATCCTTGTTGCACTTTTTTACGAACAGGTTCATATTCTTGCGCTCTTGCAGAGCATGGTCTTTGGCTATACCTCTTCCCATGATACATTGGCCCTTATCTTGAGAGGTGGAGGTCTCCTTCGAATGTACGAATTAATCCTTTTTATTTGCCTTGCCGGTATAATGAACGGACTATTGGATAGAACCCAGCTATTTCAACCTTTAATCGACCAGCTGTTTAGAGGAGGAATGACAATCACCAACTACACCGCCAGGACTGTCATGGTAACCCTATTGCTTGCTCTGATAGGCAGCAACCAAGCATTCCCTGCCTTAGTAGCCGGTCGCTCCTTATCGGGCACTTGGGGTAAGGAGGGATTTGGAAGGGAAGACTTGGGACGTGTGATTTCTGATACAGCTATTGTAACTTCAGGCATCATCCCGTGGAATATGGTGGCTATATTATCTACTGCAGCTTTAGGAGTACCGACTTTAGCGTATGCACCTTATGCTCTCTTGCTGTGGATCTCACCGATCACCACCATTATAATAAGCTATTGGCTCTCTAAAACCAGTTCATTCTCCAATCAGGATGCCCATATTTCATCCAGATGAAAAAGGAAAACCCGATGCAATGGAACCGGCGGAAATGAGACTTGTACCGGCGACTTTAGGTGGAATAGAGGCAACTTCGTTGTTTTTACAAATATATCCCGTTTTTCTACACAAAAAGAGGGGCGGCCATAACAGCTACACCTCAATATTCATCAGTCATCGTTATAAGAGTTTTTATTGTACATAATTGCAAAGCTTACCAATCTGCTCTACTTCAACAACGACAACATCTCCCGGTTTTATTGGACAACTCCCGGAAGGGGATCCAGTAGCCAAAACATCACCTGGCTCCAGGGTCATGACCTGTGAAATCCAACTGATAAGGAAAGGTATAGAAAGGGACATCTGGTTCGTATTACCATCTTGTACGACTTTCCCGTTTAAAGTGGTTACGATGTGTAAATTCGTGGGGTCGACACCGGTCACAATCCACGGGCCCAGAGGCCCAAACGTGTCAAATCCTTTGCCGCGTGTAAACTGAGGATC encodes:
- a CDS encoding HAMP domain-containing sensor histidine kinase translates to MDIKWKNRWLVMVWLFLFSHGISGISMGLFHGDNYINKNYFESDKFENQLQEFIDGLILFELNDLSKEEAKKQITVTHEEIEEHRYRYGNLEEQIANIKAQYEIKIEEAQASKNQALADAYISERDAKIEDITHNFLNDEHVRSKVVKEKEQKIDEYYREIEYQRADFTQAKGVFLYHLTNTETGKVYTNTHDQAIHTKDMRYIRTYPSTKYGSLSTNLGSTDLDSIIGERHAAVFEGQIAVPKSALIRSVLPSYYEFESEQTAFYIYLYSGLISLIGSLVLWKKATVFSAISLVKGQSIYKRIPLDIGTGLFAGTGFITLIMLVDIRPHRFYGSFYEGMTDLLSYLLIIVFFIGLTLLQGKYLLARHKDALHLKADWKKSVSYRTISMIKNAFLIRQIGTQIFLLLMIAFAFGGGLIIGLMEPELLILYAIGFLLVGLPTLIWLFRSAGYLNEIIVHTNHLVSGKDEPDLPVKGKSALATLARNINQLKLGVKSSKKEQAKSERLKTELITNVSHDLRTPLTSVITYTELLKNPGLAEVDRNSYIEIIDRKSKRLKVLIDDLFEATKMASGNVNLVKEKVDIVQLLQQALAEYNEQIKESTLQFRVSTPDPPIFVQGDGQKLWRVLENLIGNILKYSLENTRVYITVKMDANQAVLTFKNVTKYELGENIEDLFERFKRGDTSRQTEGSGLGLAIAKSIIDLHDGNLDLDIDGDLFKVTVTLETK
- a CDS encoding Na+/H+ antiporter NhaC family protein — protein: MTNKSMRDASLSVIYIVGGVGLAGILQIPLFIGFFVAVCLMILLLLKRGMSTKEIWEASLAGMKRTRPVIFILLLTALLIPVWISSGTIPIMIQIGVQWINPEWIVLVAFLLAATVSFLLGTSIGTLGSLGVVIISVAISANVSVPLVAGALISGAFVAERMSPLSSLFHLVANSVDTHPTQLFRKMVPSSLLLVGIGICFYTVLGMNASPVIPKTDSLYQTLLASHFHSSFISFAPLIVLFGSIFLRNSTLKSLGFGVATGILVALFYEQVHILALLQSMVFGYTSSHDTLALILRGGGLLRMYELILFICLAGIMNGLLDRTQLFQPLIDQLFRGGMTITNYTARTVMVTLLLALIGSNQAFPALVAGRSLSGTWGKEGFGREDLGRVISDTAIVTSGIIPWNMVAILSTAALGVPTLAYAPYALLLWISPITTIIISYWLSKTSSFSNQDAHISSR
- a CDS encoding Uma2 family endonuclease, coding for MERLNVNQRYTVEEFLKFDLKEGRYELHEGFPILMSPASADHEAIIASIIGELSLALKGSQCTVFGSNLALIPFGSEVKSCEKEKFFLPDISVICDHKKIQQGKCYGAPDLVVEVLSPSTSRTDLVTKLHDYEQAGVREYWIVDSSNQYIAKYVLTHYSFVREDVFDRGSDFSSTIFSEIRFAVKDIFRFYNNFN
- a CDS encoding cupin domain-containing protein: MDIGKKVKDLRESKGYSVREMAKLCGLSPSLVSQVERNVSSPSISTLLKMAEILHVPVGSFFSEVEHEKQIVRKRERRKFIYPDHTTTYEFANPPELDRELRTLVVTLQPMQYTSNQKVSHQDKEICFVVAGEVSVEFEDSTHLLQEGDSIVFNSQNPHRFYNKSEREAQFLLIIYK
- a CDS encoding nitroreductase family protein is translated as MAISTGYIPLNFERVTPAQQYSRLDSYVQTLEQRKGVLSFSDREVSEKLMEKVIETAGRAPSGANQQPWTYVLIKNPDIKKAIREAAEQETGESKECLEQAPYLVALFKVTYGLEKQPDGSVKRIKHYYVPESTPLSSGFFIAALQHAGLDCIVHPVFAALQSILSRPKNEKPCLLFAVGYAKEYNEHTRKPLSEILIGESPLDDFYSAQEDSLGMSHGDETQALSSVESFLERMKKRRNVRHYSTEDADINLLYQAVRATAATPSAGSLQPFRFAIVSDSERKQMIRELAEIEERKLYEERISDEWREALAPLGTNASKPHLTDAPHLIIAFYIKDPGKNNYDIETASMAVGILMGALHHAGLCTLTHTPSPMAFLRDYLGRPTEEMPFIVLPVGYPIDGCQVPDITKKPLSEILVKFD
- a CDS encoding response regulator transcription factor — translated: MNQYTVLVVDDEKEIREAIEIYLKNDGITVIKAQDGIEAIEKLKEHDIHLIILDIMMPRLDGINTTFKIREEKNIPIIILSAKSEDTDKILGLQVGADDYVTKPFNPMELIARVKSQLRRYVRLGTYEGTEKVVELNGLALNEAAKEVTLHGDPVKLTPIEYKIVELLIKNAGRVFSIDEIYERVWKEPNYNAENTVAVHIRKIREKIEIDPKNPKYLKVVWGIGYKMEK